The Planktothrix agardhii NIES-204 genomic interval CCCGGGGTTTAGGACTTCTACAAGCGATTCTGGAAAACTCCGTCAGTCAGTATGTGTTTCAACTCACCACTCGTCCGATGCTATTAGTCAAGGACGATATCTATGTCAAAAAACTGCGTAAAATTATGGTGGCGGTGGATAATTCCGAAGCATCCAAACAGTGTTTACAATTGGCAATTTCCTTTGCTAAAGATATTGCTGGGACTCAACTAATTTTAGTCCACATTAATAAAGATATATCAGGGAAATCGAGCCAAGATTTCAGTAATAATGCCGAAAAAGATCCTATTTTAGCCCCGGCAATTGAAGAAGTAAAACGCATGGGAATCAGCTATCGTTGTGTTAGTGGGATTGGTAAACCAGGCCCAGAATTGTGTAGCGTTGCTGAAGAATTGGGGGCGGATTTATTAATGTTAGGTTCCCCAGACCGTCGCCCCAACATGGCTAAGAGCTTTATTGACTTAGACCGATTGTTGGGAAGTTCCCTCTCAGATTATGTCCGAGTTTATGCTAATTGTCCTGTGTTGTTAACACGGACAACGGCAAAATAATCCACTCTGAATTAACAAATAAGTAGTTGCACAAAATAAATTACCTAGTTGAGAGAGGGAACACCGGAACAGCCCCCCCAAACCCAGGGCTGTTTCATTTTACGGCGGGGTGGATGTCAAAATAAAAAGCGCCACAGTAACAGTCTGATGGCGCTTTTTTTGAATTAAAATTCAATCAAAATTCAGGAAGAACTGGTATTAACCTTGTTTACCATCCTGACTTTGGGTTTGAATATACAGAATCAACAGAAAAACCGCAGGAACTGACACAAACAAAATGCTGGCAACAAATCCTAAATCATTAACTTGCATAATTACCCTACCTTAACTTAAATGGGAAATTCAAATACCTCTAGGATATCATTAATTAGCGTTTTTGAATAGATTGATTTTATAGTGGGGAATAGGGAATTACGAATGGGTTTTGGGTTTTGGGTGATATTCAGCGAGCGAGGACGCTCGCACTGCTTCTGCTCTCCCTGCTTCTCCTTCCCCAGTTTAAATACTTAATAGCTTACCAAATCGAAGTTAAATCCAATACAAAACCGGGCAAAATATCCTCGCCTGAAACTTGATTAGGGTGTGCCAAGATTTCCACATCTTGATGCAGACGATAAACTTCAATTTGTTGCTGTTTACGATTAATTAACCAACCTAATTTTGCCCCATTCTCCTGATATTCTTGCATTTTTTGACGAGTTTTTTCTAAACTATCACTTGGAGACATTAATTCCACCACAAAATCAGGACACAAAGGCACAAATTTATCTTGTTGTTCAGGTGTTAAAGATTCCCAACGTTCTCGACTTACCCAAGAAGCATCAGGAGCGCGGTCAGCACCATTAGGAAGGGTAAAACCCGTATTGGAATCAAAAACTTCACCTAAATTATTCTGACGTTTCCAGACTAAAAGTTGAAAAATTAAATCAGCATTCCGTTTACCTGTATTTCCTCCAGTTGGTGGCATAATAATTAACTCTCCTGAAGTCGTGCGTTCAAATTGAAAATCATTATTTTCTTGACACAATTGCCAAAATTGTTCCGAGGTTAAATCCAGTTTTAATTTTAAAATCGGCGGTAAGGTCAGAATATTGGTTTCCATAGTAATTTGGGTTTTTGAAGGGAATGGGGATTAAATACTAAATCGCTTACCAAATCGAAGTTAAATCTAACACAAAACCTGGTAAAATATCCTCACCTGAAACTTGATTAGGGTGTGCCAAGATTTCTACATCTTGATGCAGACGATAAACTTCAATTTGTTGCTGTTTACGATTAATTAACCAACCTAATTTTGCCCCATTCTCCTGATATTCTTGCATTTTTTGACGAGTTTTTTCTAAACTATCACTTGGAGACATTAATTCCACCACAAAATCAGGACACAAAGGCACAAATTTATCTTGTTGTTCAGGTGTTAAAGATTCCCAACGTTCTCGACTTACCCAAGAAGCATCAGGAGCGCGGTCAGCACCATTAGGAAGGGTAAAACCTGTATTAGAATCAAAAACTTCACCTAAACGGGTTTTTGAATTCCATAAATCAATTTGAGTGGTAATTTTAACATTCCGTTTTCCTGTATTTCCTCCAGTTGGTGGCATAATAATTAACTCTCCTGAGTTCGTGCGTTCAAATCTAAAATCATGATTTTCTTGACACAATTGCCAAAATTGTTCCGAGGTTAAATCCAGTTTTAATTTTAAAATCGGCGGTAAGGTTAGAATATTTGTTTCCATAGTAATATGGGTAATGGGTAATGGAGATTTGTTCTATTATATAATAAGGAATATTAGAATTAACTGTCATGATGAACAAACTCATCTCTAGTTGAAGTTAATTTTTGTTACAAAACTGATCAGAGATTCAGATTTTTTCCCATTTTTGAAGCCCAAACATAAACTAAAATTAAATCTTCTGGAATATTCTGGGATTTTGATTAGAATATCTGTTATTACATAAGAAACTATCATAACCGAATCCGATGATAAATTCTAGCCGATTTCGCTTGATTCGCAAGCAGTTTGTCTTCGTTTTTCTATTTATATTAACCTTGGTGGGATGCCGAATTATCAGTAATTCCCCCGTTAGCGAAGTCATCCCGATGATTGCTGACTTACCCAAACCTCAAATTCCTGAATGGATTGAAACAATTAATCCTATCGGTGAAAGTCCAGAATTAAGTCAAATTCATGTTATTTTTAAAAGTCCTTTAATTCCCCTAGAAAGTTTAGATAGTTCAGGACAAAAAAAACTCCTGAATAATTTTGAAATTACCCCAAAAATACCTGGCGAATTTCGATTTTTAACACCTAGAATGATAGGGTTTCAAGCCGATAAAGCCCTACCCTTAGCTACCCGTTTACAAGTTACTATCAAAAAAGGATTAACCGATTTAAACAAAAATCAATTAGACCAGGATATTAGCTGGACATTTGCCACCGAACCGATTAAATTATCTAATTTACCTGGAAGTGAAGAACAACCCGGTTCTCCAGAAAATCCATTAGGATTAAATCCCGAACTCACATTTAATTCCAACGTAGAATTAGATTTAGCATCCTTAAAAGAACACTTACAACTAATTTCTCAAAAAACCAATAAAGCAATTCCTATTGAAGTTAAAATTGCCCAATCAGAAGACAATCAAACCCAGATTGAACCTTTAAAAAGATTCAATTCAGCAACTCAAAACCCAGAATATATTGTTACTCCCAAACAACCATTACAATCTGCTACTAAATATCAATTTAAAATCACACCTGGCTTACGTCCAGTTAAAGGAAATTTAGAAACCCAAGTTGAGATTTCTAGCCAGATTCAAACCTATGATAATTTAAAATTTGTCAGTTTAGAACTTCAGGGTAAAGCTTCCGAAGAAGGAACATCAGGACGATTTGTAACTGGAAATCCTCAACTGCAATTTAATAATGGAATTATTGCCGAATCAGCCCTAAAAAATATTACCATTAAACCTGCCCCTAAACCCGATATTAAAGTCATTCAAGCCTATAATGATTATGAGAGAGTTACCATCAATCCTTGGGCTTTAGAACCCCAAACCAATTATACTATTACGATTGGTGCAGAAGTCGAAGATACATTTAACCAGAAATTAGGAAAACCAGTTACTGTTAGTTATAAAACTGGAGATTTAACCCCAGATATTTCCGTACCTTCGGGATTAAATATTTTCCCCTCTCAACAAAATTTAGAACTGAATATTTCTACTTTAAATTTACCAGAATCCAAATATCAAGCCGCTTATAAAGTGGTGCAACCCACGGATTTAGTTTATACCGATACGGCTTATTCGAGAGATGAAGGAAGAAAAAATCTATTACTTCCCCAGGAAAAATGGACAAATTTTGATGTTCCAACCCCGAAAAATAACATTCAAGAAACCTCAATTAATTTAAAAGATAAATTAGGAGGAAATACGGGAATGTTAGCCTACGGAGTCACGGCAAAAACCACCCGTTATCAACAGGAAGGGGAACAAAAATGGAGTGAACCTCAATTTAATGGACTGGTACAATTAACTAATTTAGGCGTTTTTGCCCAATGGTTTCCAGAGTCAGGAATGGTGCGGGTTAATCACTTAGATAATGGCTCCGTTGTTGCAGGAGCAACCGTTGAAATTTATCCCTCTAAACTCGATGCTAAATCCCATCCTAAACCTCAAACTTGTGCAAAGGGAATTACCAATAATCAAGGCATATTATGGTTAAATTCTCAACAGTTAAAACAATGTATGCAGGGGGAAAGATTTGCCAAAGCACCGGAATTATTAGTGATTGCTAAAGAAGGCAAAGATTGGGCATTTACTCGCACGTTATCCTATAGTGGAGAATATGGATATGGAATTGATGCCAATTGGGAAGATAAACAAACCCTATCCCGGGGCGTGATTTTTTCAGACCGT includes:
- the psbM gene encoding photosystem II PsbM protein, PSII-M, whose translation is MQVNDLGFVASILFVSVPAVFLLILYIQTQSQDGKQG
- a CDS encoding hypothetical protein (protein of unknown function DUF820); this encodes METNILTLPPILKLKLDLTSEQFWQLCQENNDFQFERTTSGELIIMPPTGGNTGKRNADLIFQLLVWKRQNNLGEVFDSNTGFTLPNGADRAPDASWVSRERWESLTPEQQDKFVPLCPDFVVELMSPSDSLEKTRQKMQEYQENGAKLGWLINRKQQQIEVYRLHQDVEILAHPNQVSGEDILPGFVLDLTSIW
- a CDS encoding hypothetical protein (protein of unknown function DUF820), coding for METNILTLPPILKLKLDLTSEQFWQLCQENHDFRFERTNSGELIIMPPTGGNTGKRNVKITTQIDLWNSKTRLGEVFDSNTGFTLPNGADRAPDASWVSRERWESLTPEQQDKFVPLCPDFVVELMSPSDSLEKTRQKMQEYQENGAKLGWLINRKQQQIEVYRLHQDVEILAHPNQVSGEDILPGFVLDLTSIW